One Tunturibacter gelidoferens genomic region harbors:
- a CDS encoding TetR/AcrR family transcriptional regulator — MRPGLKRLAKKTRPDSIKADVPATGPGSEKYQRILDAAVEVIAEHGYFSSPVSAIAKRAGVADGTIYLYFKSKDDVLRTAIDSTFDKFHRQVEEEFKTLHGPREQLEYIAQVHLESHAVNRSMAVLMQTEVRQSAKFIAEFSHHHLVKYIQVVREVVRRGQQEGIFRRDVSDGVVAHCMFGAIDELLSSAVFTGRVYDSKATAAQVMDVLLSGIQTK; from the coding sequence GTGCCGGCAACGGGACCCGGAAGCGAAAAATATCAACGCATTCTGGATGCGGCGGTGGAGGTCATCGCCGAGCACGGTTATTTCAGTTCGCCGGTAAGTGCGATTGCGAAGCGCGCCGGGGTGGCGGATGGGACGATCTATCTCTACTTCAAGAGTAAGGATGACGTGCTGCGGACGGCGATCGACTCGACCTTCGACAAGTTTCATCGGCAGGTGGAGGAGGAGTTCAAGACGCTGCATGGGCCGCGGGAGCAGCTGGAGTACATCGCGCAGGTTCACCTGGAGAGCCATGCGGTGAATCGTAGCATGGCGGTGCTGATGCAGACCGAGGTGAGGCAGAGCGCGAAGTTTATCGCGGAGTTTTCGCATCATCATCTCGTGAAGTACATCCAGGTGGTGCGCGAGGTGGTGCGGCGGGGGCAGCAGGAGGGTATCTTCCGGAGGGATGTGTCCGACGGCGTGGTGGCTCACTGCATGTTCGGGGCGATTGATGAGCTGCTGAGTTCTGCTGTGTTTACGGGACGGGTCTATGATTCGAAGGCGACTGCGGCGCAGGTTATGGATGTGCTGCTGAGTGGGATTCAGACGAAGTGA